A genomic window from Micromonospora sp. WMMA1947 includes:
- a CDS encoding SMC family ATPase, with translation MRPMRLDMAGFTVFRDETTVDFTDADFFALVGPTGSGKSTVLDAICFALYGTVPRWGGTRGLANALAPSATEARVRLVFESAGDRYVATRVVRRDGRGTVKTANAGLQLMPPGFDVTKLDTGLSPEDLGEVVAGTPAEMEQAVLDAVGLPYEQFTSCVVLPQGQFADFLHAKPATRQQILVNLLGLGVYESVQKKAVERAGQAEAKLETVDKMLGGLADVDDESLTAARERVDAMRELAAGVAAAVPEWERARATAGERAAALAALDAELDVLAGVRPPDGTAELARAVAAARVAADEAAAAVGLAEEREEKLRGELAAAGDESALRLHLKAYADRDRLTAEAATVRAVVDAARTEHDAAVAALAAARADAQRAETELESAFRAHEDAKAADQAVALRAHLVGGAPCPVCEQTVTTVPAVPKGSAVSRAIEAGKAARTASEAAKRVVQERDTAARDLDRVLLRARTQHDQLGARLAELDEQLADAPAPERLRETLAEHARLRTALEEAAGAVRAGREAARRARGALDAAQERLRRAWRDFDAVRDGLARFGPPAADRDDVAAAWTALAGWAGEQARARRADRDGLADSVEAAQRAAAEVADGIAALFTAAGLDAPQDAPRDVAVAVERAEAELRRLDERREQAAELREQRAGHEREARVARALASHLRANNFERWLLTEALDLLVDGASRILRELSGGQYDLVHDKGEFFVVDHHDAGLRRGVRTLSGGETFQASLALALALSEQLAGMSTTAASLESIVLDEGFGTLDAATLDTVAATLENLAARGDRMVGVVTHVPALAERIPVRFEVRKDARTARVERTGL, from the coding sequence ATGCGGCCGATGCGGCTGGACATGGCCGGGTTCACGGTGTTCCGCGACGAGACCACAGTCGACTTCACCGACGCCGACTTCTTCGCGCTGGTCGGGCCGACCGGTTCGGGTAAGTCGACGGTGCTCGACGCGATCTGCTTCGCGCTCTACGGCACGGTGCCGCGCTGGGGCGGCACCCGGGGGCTGGCGAACGCGCTGGCGCCGTCGGCGACCGAGGCGCGGGTCCGGCTGGTCTTCGAGTCCGCCGGGGACCGGTACGTGGCGACCCGGGTGGTGCGCCGCGACGGGCGGGGCACGGTGAAGACCGCGAACGCCGGCCTTCAGCTCATGCCGCCGGGGTTCGACGTCACCAAGCTCGACACCGGGCTCAGCCCGGAGGATCTGGGCGAGGTGGTGGCGGGCACCCCGGCCGAGATGGAGCAGGCGGTACTGGACGCGGTGGGTCTGCCGTACGAGCAGTTCACCTCCTGCGTGGTGCTGCCGCAGGGCCAGTTCGCCGACTTCCTGCACGCCAAGCCGGCCACCCGCCAGCAGATCCTGGTGAACCTGCTCGGGCTGGGCGTCTACGAGTCGGTGCAGAAGAAGGCGGTCGAGCGGGCCGGGCAGGCCGAGGCGAAGCTGGAGACCGTCGACAAGATGCTCGGCGGGCTCGCCGACGTCGACGACGAGAGCCTGACCGCCGCCCGGGAGCGGGTGGACGCGATGCGGGAACTGGCCGCGGGGGTCGCTGCCGCCGTACCCGAATGGGAGCGGGCCCGTGCGACGGCGGGTGAGCGGGCGGCGGCGCTGGCCGCCCTCGACGCCGAGTTGGATGTGCTGGCCGGGGTGCGGCCGCCGGACGGCACCGCCGAGCTGGCGCGGGCGGTGGCGGCGGCCCGGGTGGCCGCCGACGAGGCGGCGGCCGCGGTCGGGCTGGCCGAGGAGCGCGAGGAGAAGCTGCGCGGGGAGCTGGCCGCCGCCGGTGACGAGAGCGCGCTGCGGCTGCACCTGAAGGCGTACGCGGACCGGGACCGGCTGACCGCGGAGGCGGCGACGGTGCGCGCGGTGGTGGACGCGGCGCGGACCGAGCACGACGCGGCGGTGGCGGCGCTGGCGGCGGCGCGGGCGGACGCGCAGCGGGCCGAGACGGAGCTGGAGTCGGCGTTCCGCGCCCACGAGGACGCGAAGGCCGCCGACCAGGCGGTGGCGCTGCGGGCACACCTGGTCGGCGGCGCGCCCTGCCCGGTGTGCGAGCAGACGGTCACCACGGTGCCGGCGGTGCCGAAGGGTTCGGCGGTGAGCCGGGCGATCGAGGCGGGCAAGGCGGCGCGCACGGCGAGCGAGGCGGCCAAGCGGGTCGTGCAGGAACGCGACACCGCCGCGCGCGACCTGGACCGGGTGCTGCTGCGCGCCCGGACCCAGCACGACCAGCTCGGTGCGCGCCTGGCCGAGCTGGACGAGCAGCTCGCGGACGCGCCGGCGCCGGAGCGGCTGCGGGAGACGCTGGCCGAGCACGCCCGGCTGCGGACCGCGCTGGAGGAGGCAGCCGGCGCGGTGCGGGCCGGCCGGGAGGCGGCCCGGCGGGCGCGGGGCGCGCTCGACGCCGCGCAGGAGCGGCTGCGCCGGGCCTGGCGTGACTTCGACGCGGTACGCGACGGGCTGGCCCGGTTCGGGCCACCGGCCGCCGACCGGGACGACGTGGCGGCGGCGTGGACGGCGCTGGCCGGCTGGGCCGGTGAACAGGCGCGGGCGCGGCGCGCGGACCGGGACGGGCTGGCCGACTCGGTGGAGGCGGCGCAGCGGGCCGCGGCCGAGGTCGCCGACGGGATCGCGGCGCTGTTCACCGCGGCCGGGCTGGACGCCCCACAGGACGCGCCGCGCGACGTGGCGGTGGCGGTGGAGCGGGCCGAGGCGGAGTTGCGCCGCCTCGACGAGCGCCGTGAGCAGGCCGCCGAGCTGCGGGAACAGCGGGCCGGGCACGAGCGTGAGGCGCGGGTGGCGCGGGCGCTCGCCTCGCACCTGCGGGCGAACAACTTCGAGCGCTGGCTGCTCACCGAGGCGCTGGACCTGCTCGTCGACGGCGCGTCGCGGATCCTGCGGGAGCTGTCCGGCGGGCAGTACGACCTGGTGCACGACAAGGGTGAGTTCTTCGTGGTCGACCACCACGACGCCGGGCTGCGGCGCGGGGTGCGGACACTGTCCGGCGGGGAGACGTTCCAGGCGTCGCTGGCACTCGCGCTGGCGCTGTCCGAGCAGCTCGCCGGCATGTCCACCACCGCCGCGAGCCTGGAGTCGATCGTCCTGGACGAGGGCTTCGGCACGCTGGACGCGGCGACGCTGGACACGGTCGCGGCGACGCTGGAGAACCTGGCCGCCCGGGGCGACCGGATGGTCGGCGTGGTCACCCACGTGCCCGCGCTGGCCGAGCGCATCCCGGTCCGCTTCGAGGTCCGCAAGGACGCGCGGACGGCCCGCGTGGAACGGACCGGCCTGTGA
- a CDS encoding fused MFS/spermidine synthase, translating to MGRRRDADRVVADVDTGRAELVPDVDRPGSWTLLLDGAPQSHVDLADPSHLEFEYVRRLAAALDLVAPAGAPLRVLHLGGGALTLPRYVQATRPGSTQRVSEVDGALVELVRRELPWPSDPRLRVRVADARATLTSSRDGAYDVIVADVFAGARTPAHLTSVEYAAEVARVLAPGGSYLANVADGPPLRHARAQVATVRTVLPRACLVGDAAVLRGRRYGNLVLVASRVEPPVPELTRRAAGDWFPGRVLAGPELDRFTGGAAVVHDADAVDSTPPPPGIFRSSVDPIG from the coding sequence ATGGGCCGCCGACGCGACGCCGATCGGGTGGTGGCCGACGTCGACACCGGGCGGGCCGAACTGGTGCCGGACGTCGACCGTCCGGGCTCGTGGACGCTGCTGCTGGACGGCGCGCCGCAGTCGCATGTGGACCTGGCCGACCCTTCGCACCTGGAGTTCGAGTACGTCCGGCGGCTGGCCGCCGCGCTGGATCTGGTGGCGCCGGCCGGGGCGCCGCTGCGGGTGCTGCACCTGGGTGGCGGCGCGCTCACACTGCCCCGCTACGTGCAGGCCACCCGGCCCGGTTCGACGCAGCGGGTGTCCGAGGTGGACGGCGCGCTGGTGGAGCTGGTCCGTCGCGAGCTGCCCTGGCCGTCCGATCCGCGCCTGCGGGTACGGGTGGCCGACGCGCGGGCGACGCTGACGTCGAGCCGCGACGGCGCGTACGACGTGATCGTGGCCGACGTGTTCGCCGGTGCCCGTACCCCCGCTCATCTGACCTCGGTGGAGTACGCCGCCGAGGTGGCCCGCGTGCTCGCGCCCGGCGGCAGCTACCTGGCGAACGTGGCCGACGGCCCGCCGCTGCGGCACGCCCGGGCGCAGGTCGCCACGGTGCGGACCGTGCTGCCCCGGGCCTGCCTGGTCGGCGACGCGGCGGTGCTGCGCGGCCGGCGCTACGGCAACCTGGTGCTGGTGGCGTCCCGGGTGGAGCCGCCGGTGCCGGAGCTGACCCGGCGGGCGGCGGGCGACTGGTTCCCCGGCCGGGTGCTGGCCGGCCCGGAGCTGGACCGGTTCACCGGCGGCGCCGCGGTGGTCCACGACGCGGACGCCGTCGACTCCACTCCCCCGCCGCCGGGAATTTTTCGGTCAAGCGTTGATCCGATCGGCTGA
- a CDS encoding sigma-70 family RNA polymerase sigma factor, with product MHAVAAGWHGEVARPEWMFARAQPHSRASRSGRGVDARSADRQNDPVPPRPAPGRHQATSAEASHSDQLIRLLYAEHAGPLLMFVMRLTGGDRQRAEDIVQETLLRAWRNAHRLGVQGQGSLRPWLVTVARRIAIDEHRSEQARPPETYDRDLTMFAESDSTDRVLRTMTVADALRTLSQSHREILVATYFRGRTVPEAAEELGLPLGTAKSRVYYALRALRTALQERGVTE from the coding sequence ATGCATGCAGTGGCGGCCGGCTGGCACGGCGAGGTGGCGCGGCCTGAGTGGATGTTCGCCCGGGCACAACCACACTCGCGCGCCTCGCGTTCGGGCCGGGGGGTCGACGCCCGGTCCGCCGATCGCCAGAATGACCCGGTGCCGCCGCGACCCGCTCCCGGACGCCACCAGGCGACCTCCGCCGAGGCCAGCCACTCCGACCAGCTGATCCGCCTGCTCTACGCCGAGCACGCCGGCCCGCTGCTGATGTTCGTCATGCGGCTGACCGGCGGAGACCGGCAGCGTGCCGAGGACATCGTGCAGGAGACGCTGCTGCGGGCGTGGCGCAACGCGCACCGGCTCGGCGTGCAGGGCCAGGGCTCGCTGCGCCCGTGGCTGGTCACGGTGGCCCGGCGGATCGCCATCGACGAGCACCGCAGCGAGCAGGCCCGCCCGCCCGAGACGTACGACCGGGATCTGACCATGTTCGCCGAGTCGGACAGCACCGACCGGGTGCTGCGCACCATGACCGTCGCGGACGCGCTGCGTACGCTGAGCCAGTCGCACCGGGAGATCCTGGTGGCGACGTACTTCCGGGGACGCACCGTGCCGGAGGCGGCCGAGGAGCTGGGGCTTCCGCTGGGTACCGCCAAGTCGCGGGTCTACTACGCGCTGCGCGCGCTGCGCACGGCTCTGCAGGAGAGGGGGGTGACCGAATGA
- a CDS encoding zf-HC2 domain-containing protein: MSRADHMDVAAYALGVLDAQDAERFEEHLATCWACAAELETMVPVVGLLSGIDGEAMAALEQTHTDPALLDRTLMAVRRDRRRTRVRQLLATAAAVVVFGGASAAAAGMLGDDPATPQAVPTQAAPSVAPSGEPGNPNDPGVGGPEEIEGDQHNATDPGTGVQTTMWLARKEYGTQIGVQLSRLPGPRTCRLVVVRKNATTEVISTWSVPVGGYGTNQNQLPLQLSASTSAPVRDIDKLQVQSVDANGVASTLVTVDDI, translated from the coding sequence ATGAGCCGGGCCGACCACATGGACGTCGCCGCGTACGCGCTCGGCGTGCTGGACGCGCAGGACGCGGAGCGGTTCGAGGAGCATCTGGCCACCTGCTGGGCCTGCGCTGCGGAACTGGAGACGATGGTCCCGGTGGTGGGGCTGCTCTCCGGCATCGACGGCGAGGCGATGGCCGCGCTGGAGCAGACGCACACCGATCCGGCGCTGCTGGACCGGACGCTGATGGCGGTACGGCGGGACCGCCGTCGTACCCGGGTGCGGCAGTTGCTGGCGACAGCGGCGGCCGTGGTGGTGTTCGGCGGCGCGAGCGCGGCGGCGGCCGGGATGCTCGGTGACGATCCGGCGACGCCGCAGGCGGTGCCGACGCAGGCCGCGCCGAGCGTCGCGCCGAGCGGCGAGCCGGGCAACCCGAACGACCCGGGCGTCGGCGGGCCGGAGGAGATCGAGGGCGACCAGCACAACGCGACCGACCCGGGGACGGGCGTGCAGACCACGATGTGGCTGGCCCGCAAGGAGTACGGCACGCAGATCGGGGTGCAGCTGAGCCGCCTGCCGGGGCCGCGCACGTGCCGGCTGGTGGTGGTCCGCAAGAACGCCACGACCGAGGTGATCTCCACCTGGTCGGTGCCGGTCGGCGGCTACGGGACGAACCAGAACCAGCTTCCGCTGCAGCTGAGCGCGTCCACGTCGGCGCCGGTACGCGACATCGACAAGCTTCAGGTGCAGTCGGTCGACGCGAACGGGGTGGCCAGCACGCTGGTGACGGTGGACGACATCTGA
- a CDS encoding DNA-3-methyladenine glycosylase 2 family protein produces the protein MVTSPDARRTLRPPAGYRLAPSVRALTFSPYDPCARIAAGTFWWATRTPDGPATLALRPESGELTAEGYGPGAGWVVERADRIAGLCDDLTGFGALAAAHPLVARLAHTHHGLRMPATGQVFPRLLRAVFEQKVTGKEAYRAYAATVRHFREPAPGPLQPLLLPPEPAAVAAAPYWVFHPFGVEQRRADTLRRAAAVADRLERCADSAEATRRLTAIPGIGPWTAAEVVRVAYGDPDAVSVGDYHVPNTVAWALAGEPRGDDARMLALLEPFRGHRGRVCVLLEAAGVQAPKYGPRAPIRSFARY, from the coding sequence CTGGTGACCTCGCCCGACGCCCGCCGTACGCTGCGCCCGCCGGCCGGCTACCGCCTGGCCCCGTCGGTGCGGGCGCTCACGTTCAGCCCGTACGACCCGTGCGCGCGGATCGCCGCCGGCACGTTCTGGTGGGCCACCCGCACCCCGGACGGCCCGGCCACGCTGGCGCTGCGCCCGGAGTCCGGTGAGCTGACCGCCGAGGGGTACGGCCCGGGCGCCGGCTGGGTCGTCGAGCGGGCCGACCGGATCGCCGGTCTGTGCGACGACCTGACCGGGTTCGGCGCGCTCGCCGCCGCGCATCCGCTGGTGGCCCGCCTCGCGCACACGCACCACGGGCTGCGGATGCCGGCCACCGGCCAGGTCTTCCCCCGGCTGCTGCGGGCCGTCTTCGAGCAGAAGGTCACCGGCAAGGAGGCGTACCGGGCGTACGCCGCGACGGTGCGGCACTTCCGCGAGCCCGCGCCCGGCCCGCTGCAACCCCTGCTGCTGCCGCCGGAGCCAGCCGCGGTGGCGGCAGCGCCGTACTGGGTGTTCCACCCGTTCGGGGTGGAGCAGCGGCGCGCCGACACGCTGCGCCGCGCGGCGGCCGTCGCGGACCGGCTGGAACGCTGCGCCGACTCGGCCGAGGCCACCCGGCGGCTCACCGCGATCCCCGGCATCGGGCCGTGGACCGCCGCCGAGGTGGTGCGCGTCGCGTACGGGGACCCGGACGCGGTCAGCGTCGGCGACTACCACGTGCCGAACACCGTGGCCTGGGCGCTGGCCGGGGAGCCGCGCGGCGACGACGCCCGGATGCTGGCGCTGCTGGAGCCGTTCCGGGGGCACCGCGGCCGGGTGTGCGTGCTGCTGGAGGCGGCCGGCGTCCAGGCACCGAAGTACGGCCCGCGCGCCCCGATCCGTTCCTTCGCCCGCTACTGA
- a CDS encoding DUF1990 domain-containing protein, translating into MFPESEEVAAVPELTYPEVGATRDGGLPAGYHHLRHRVRLPDGGFPVAADAVLGWRLHRAAGVVMRADAPRAAPGVRVTPGLGVGPVRLWGPTEVVWTVDERDRAGFGYGTLPGHPEVGEEAFLVTRGADGVWFEVTAFSRPAHWYVRAGGPVVLGFQRAYAWWLGRTLRRLCRRR; encoded by the coding sequence GTGTTCCCCGAGAGCGAGGAGGTGGCCGCCGTGCCCGAGCTGACGTACCCGGAGGTGGGCGCGACCCGCGACGGCGGCCTGCCGGCCGGCTACCACCACCTGCGCCACCGGGTCCGGCTGCCGGACGGTGGTTTCCCGGTGGCGGCGGACGCGGTACTGGGCTGGCGGCTGCACCGCGCGGCCGGCGTGGTGATGCGCGCGGACGCGCCGCGCGCCGCACCCGGGGTACGGGTCACGCCGGGGCTCGGTGTCGGCCCGGTACGGCTGTGGGGCCCGACCGAGGTGGTCTGGACGGTGGACGAGCGGGACCGGGCCGGGTTCGGCTACGGCACGCTGCCCGGGCACCCGGAGGTCGGCGAGGAGGCGTTCCTGGTGACCCGGGGCGCCGACGGCGTCTGGTTCGAGGTGACCGCGTTCAGCCGCCCCGCCCACTGGTACGTGCGGGCCGGCGGGCCGGTCGTGCTCGGGTTCCAGCGGGCGTACGCCTGGTGGCTGGGGCGGACGCTGCGGCGGCTGTGCCGGCGGCGCTGA
- a CDS encoding GNAT family N-acetyltransferase: protein MTDVTIAPADPADAGEILTVQRAAYLVEAQRYRDVFLPPLTETLDEVRAALAGPDVVLAARCGARLVGSVRARVDGDTAHVGRLSVAPDQQGRGVGGRLLDAVERACAGRVARFALFTGADSAANLALYARRGYQVVAHRPDENGNRLAVLEKTVSPARSGA from the coding sequence GTGACCGACGTAACCATCGCCCCCGCCGACCCCGCCGACGCCGGGGAGATCCTCACCGTGCAGCGTGCCGCTTACCTGGTGGAGGCGCAGCGCTACCGGGACGTGTTCCTGCCGCCGCTGACCGAGACGCTGGACGAGGTCCGGGCGGCGCTGGCCGGCCCGGACGTGGTGCTCGCCGCCCGGTGCGGCGCCCGCCTGGTCGGCTCGGTACGCGCCCGCGTAGACGGTGACACCGCCCACGTGGGCCGCCTCTCGGTCGCGCCGGACCAGCAGGGCCGGGGCGTCGGCGGACGGCTGCTGGACGCCGTCGAGCGGGCCTGCGCGGGCCGGGTGGCCCGGTTCGCGCTGTTCACCGGCGCGGACAGCGCGGCGAACCTGGCCCTGTACGCGCGGCGCGGCTACCAGGTGGTGGCGCACCGGCCGGACGAGAACGGCAACCGCCTCGCCGTGCTGGAGAAGACGGTCAGCCCTGCTCGCAGCGGTGCCTGA
- a CDS encoding SRPBCC family protein — translation MRFAESVDIAADVDRVWEVQSDIDRWPEWTPSVTAARRLEPGPLLLGSTARLEQPRLRPAVWRVVEIYPPYSFAWESASPGVRTRGEHRLIPLEDGRTRAELILVQTGPLAWLVGLLGGSTMRRYLRQEADGLRHRCEQG, via the coding sequence ATGCGGTTCGCCGAGTCCGTCGACATCGCCGCCGACGTCGACCGGGTCTGGGAGGTGCAGAGCGACATCGATCGCTGGCCCGAGTGGACGCCGTCGGTCACCGCCGCCCGTCGGCTGGAGCCCGGTCCGCTGCTCCTCGGCTCGACGGCCCGGCTGGAGCAGCCCCGGCTGCGCCCGGCCGTGTGGCGGGTCGTGGAGATCTATCCGCCGTACTCGTTCGCCTGGGAGTCGGCGAGCCCCGGCGTGCGCACCCGGGGTGAGCACCGGCTGATCCCGCTGGAGGACGGGCGCACCCGGGCCGAGTTGATCCTGGTGCAGACCGGTCCGCTGGCCTGGCTGGTCGGACTGCTCGGCGGCTCCACCATGCGCCGCTACCTGCGGCAGGAGGCGGACGGGCTCAGGCACCGCTGCGAGCAGGGCTGA
- a CDS encoding ATP-dependent DNA ligase gives MDLPINPPVEPMLAKSVAELPTDHGLTYEPKWDGFRCIVFRDGDEVELASRGGKSMTRYFPEVVEQARRQLPARCAVDGELIVIRRDGPGGQPRLNFELLAQRIHPAASRVKLLAETTPADFVAFDLLAVDDELLTDQPYPQRRKRLEQALSGVRPPVHVTQVTTDPETARRWFEVFEGAGLDGLIVKPADLPYEPGKRLMFKVKHARTMDAVVAGFRWHKSGPVVGSLLLGLYDDDGVLHHIGVSSSFTMARRKELLDELEPYRHVGDGHPWVHGDHERGQRIPGGVSRWTGGKNLEWEPLRPALVVEVAYDAMEGDRLRHTARFLRWRPDRDPRSCGYGQLDRPIRYDVDEVLRGDPAATVGDTSGRA, from the coding sequence GTGGACCTGCCGATCAACCCTCCGGTCGAGCCGATGCTCGCCAAGAGCGTGGCCGAGTTGCCCACCGACCACGGCCTGACCTACGAGCCGAAGTGGGACGGCTTCCGCTGCATCGTCTTCCGCGACGGCGACGAGGTCGAGCTGGCCAGCCGGGGCGGCAAGTCGATGACGCGCTACTTCCCGGAGGTCGTCGAGCAGGCACGCCGCCAGCTCCCGGCCCGGTGCGCCGTCGACGGCGAGCTGATCGTGATCCGCCGGGACGGCCCGGGTGGGCAGCCGCGGCTCAACTTCGAGCTGCTGGCCCAGCGGATCCATCCGGCCGCCTCGCGGGTGAAGCTGCTGGCCGAGACCACCCCGGCCGACTTCGTCGCGTTCGACCTGCTGGCGGTCGACGACGAGCTGCTCACCGACCAGCCCTACCCGCAGCGCCGGAAGCGGCTGGAGCAGGCCCTGTCCGGGGTGCGCCCGCCGGTGCACGTGACCCAGGTGACCACCGACCCGGAGACGGCCCGCCGCTGGTTCGAGGTGTTCGAGGGCGCCGGGCTGGACGGGCTGATCGTCAAGCCGGCCGACCTGCCGTACGAGCCGGGCAAGCGGCTCATGTTCAAGGTCAAGCACGCGCGCACGATGGACGCGGTGGTGGCCGGGTTCCGCTGGCACAAGTCCGGTCCGGTGGTCGGCTCGCTGCTGCTCGGCCTCTACGACGACGACGGCGTCCTGCACCACATCGGCGTGAGCTCCTCGTTCACCATGGCCCGCCGCAAGGAACTGCTCGACGAGCTGGAGCCCTACCGCCACGTCGGCGACGGGCACCCGTGGGTGCACGGCGACCACGAGCGGGGCCAGCGCATCCCCGGCGGGGTGAGCCGGTGGACCGGCGGCAAGAACCTGGAGTGGGAGCCGCTGCGCCCGGCGCTCGTGGTCGAGGTGGCCTACGACGCGATGGAGGGCGACCGGCTGCGGCACACTGCCCGGTTCCTGCGCTGGCGACCCGACCGCGATCCCCGCTCCTGCGGCTACGGCCAGCTCGACCGCCCGATCCGTTACGACGTCGACGAGGTGCTGCGCGGCGATCCGGCGGCGACGGTCGGTGACACCAGCGGCCGGGCGTAG
- a CDS encoding alpha/beta hydrolase — MEGAHVTRFPTRRFRPALAAFVAAVVLTAGCTLPAFAPRAESEGEAAPPGTAPQWRACPEVPNELVGRGAPDMRYDCARIAVPRNWGTGATTGATAGPGAGETFEIALIRARSTKQRDRIGSLVVNPGGPGASGVDTAVYLSFAAFGGLPTSVTDRFDIVGFDPRGVARSSPVKCISDADLDASFGYDPDPESQSSFDGFVGLNRRIGERCGAKYGDQLALYGTEQAARDMDAVRAAVGDDKLTYLGYSYGTLLGATYAQLYPQRVRALVLDGAVDPQQKLIAGSESQAKGFERAFDNFTRWCAANAGGCPIAPDARGAVTDAIAKAKASPVRARDGRKATAGWVFYAVISSLYTEQGWQELARAIDDLQGGDPDGVFKLADSYAGREPDGHYSNLFDANLAVNCADETEKPSREQVRSLQSQWRQKYPLFGPALAVGMLGCVEWPGERDPYPTGRADGAPPILVVGTTGDPATPYEQTPALAAMLGVGRVLTWEGEGHTAYPQTPCVTSAVDAYLISLTVPREGLRCPAR; from the coding sequence ATGGAAGGCGCCCACGTGACTCGCTTCCCCACCCGCCGGTTCCGGCCCGCTCTGGCCGCGTTCGTCGCGGCGGTGGTGCTCACCGCCGGCTGCACGCTGCCGGCGTTCGCCCCGCGCGCCGAGAGCGAGGGCGAGGCCGCCCCGCCGGGCACCGCCCCGCAGTGGCGGGCCTGCCCGGAGGTGCCGAACGAGCTGGTCGGCCGGGGTGCGCCGGACATGCGCTACGACTGCGCCCGGATCGCCGTGCCGCGCAACTGGGGCACCGGGGCCACCACCGGCGCGACCGCCGGGCCGGGCGCGGGCGAGACGTTCGAGATCGCGCTGATCCGGGCCCGTTCGACCAAGCAGCGCGACCGGATCGGCTCGCTGGTGGTCAACCCCGGCGGGCCGGGCGCCTCGGGTGTGGACACCGCCGTCTACCTGTCCTTCGCGGCGTTCGGCGGGTTGCCGACGTCGGTCACCGACCGGTTCGACATCGTCGGCTTCGACCCGCGCGGGGTGGCCCGGTCCAGCCCGGTCAAGTGCATCTCCGACGCCGACCTGGACGCCAGTTTCGGCTACGACCCCGACCCGGAGAGCCAGTCGTCGTTCGACGGCTTCGTCGGGCTCAACCGGCGCATCGGTGAGCGGTGCGGCGCGAAGTACGGCGACCAGCTCGCGCTCTACGGCACCGAGCAGGCCGCGCGAGACATGGACGCGGTCCGCGCGGCGGTCGGCGACGACAAGCTGACGTACCTCGGCTACTCCTACGGCACGCTGCTCGGCGCCACCTACGCCCAGCTCTACCCGCAGCGCGTACGCGCCCTGGTGCTCGACGGCGCAGTCGACCCGCAGCAGAAACTGATCGCCGGTTCGGAGAGCCAGGCGAAGGGCTTCGAGCGGGCGTTCGACAACTTCACCAGGTGGTGCGCGGCGAACGCGGGCGGCTGCCCGATCGCCCCGGACGCCCGGGGTGCGGTCACCGACGCGATCGCCAAGGCGAAGGCCTCCCCGGTCCGCGCGCGGGACGGCCGCAAGGCCACCGCCGGCTGGGTCTTCTACGCGGTGATCTCCTCGCTCTACACCGAGCAGGGCTGGCAGGAGCTGGCCCGGGCGATCGACGACCTGCAGGGCGGCGACCCGGACGGCGTGTTCAAGCTGGCCGACTCGTACGCGGGCCGCGAGCCGGACGGCCACTACTCCAACCTGTTCGACGCGAACCTGGCGGTCAACTGCGCGGACGAGACCGAGAAGCCGTCGCGCGAGCAGGTCCGCTCGTTGCAGTCGCAGTGGCGGCAGAAATATCCGCTGTTCGGTCCCGCCCTGGCGGTGGGGATGCTGGGCTGCGTGGAGTGGCCCGGGGAGCGGGACCCGTACCCGACCGGCCGGGCCGACGGCGCGCCGCCGATCCTGGTGGTCGGCACCACGGGTGACCCGGCCACGCCGTACGAGCAGACGCCCGCCCTGGCCGCGATGCTGGGCGTGGGTCGGGTGCTCACCTGGGAGGGCGAGGGGCACACCGCGTACCCGCAGACGCCGTGCGTGACGTCGGCGGTCGACGCGTACCTGATCTCGCTGACCGTCCCCCGGGAAGGGCTGCGCTGCCCCGCCCGGTGA